Proteins from a genomic interval of Symmachiella macrocystis:
- a CDS encoding PEP-CTERM sorting domain-containing protein — MGARPVTQLPSPDPTIVSRFNRENWRQEMKRISQIAVGGEFVSAACGRFAVFSLMFLFTSVANGEFAVSPTTLDGNAFLQSFDADGNTTFAGHAFNNFNAGIDDLAFDSNGDLYLLLSNSGEHPNSGIYRFDPNTSTTTLVANRTTILGQGDLAVSPTGGFAVSPTTLDSSAFLQSFDADGNTTFAGHAFNNFNAGIDDLAFDSNGDLYLLLSNSGEHPNSGIYRFDPNTSTTTLVANRTTILGQGDLAVSPTGGFAPVPEPSTYAGLLGITCVSLLAYGWRRKRQQAA, encoded by the coding sequence ATGGGGGCTCGGCCCGTAACGCAACTGCCGTCGCCTGACCCAACAATCGTTAGCAGATTCAACAGGGAAAACTGGAGACAAGAAATGAAACGCATAAGTCAAATCGCAGTCGGTGGCGAGTTCGTATCCGCGGCGTGTGGGAGATTTGCAGTATTCAGTCTCATGTTTTTATTTACATCAGTGGCCAATGGGGAATTTGCTGTAAGCCCGACGACATTAGATGGCAACGCCTTTCTTCAATCGTTTGATGCCGATGGTAATACAACATTTGCGGGTCACGCATTTAACAATTTCAACGCCGGCATCGATGATTTGGCATTCGACAGCAATGGCGATCTCTACTTATTACTCTCTAATTCAGGAGAGCATCCCAACAGTGGGATCTATCGGTTTGATCCCAATACGAGTACAACCACGTTGGTCGCCAATAGAACCACAATCCTCGGTCAAGGAGATCTCGCCGTTTCTCCAACCGGCGGATTTGCTGTAAGCCCGACGACATTAGATAGCAGCGCCTTTCTTCAATCGTTTGATGCCGATGGTAATACAACATTTGCGGGTCACGCATTTAACAATTTCAACGCCGGCATCGATGATTTGGCATTCGACAGCAATGGCGATCTCTACTTATTACTCTCTAATTCAGGAGAGCATCCCAACAGTGGGATCTATCGGTTTGATCCCAATACGAGTACAACCACGTTGGTCGCCAATAGAACCACAATCCTCGGTCAAGGAGATCTCGCCGTTTCTCCAACCGGCGGATTTGCCCCCGTCCCCGAACCCTCCACTTACGCCGGACTCCTCGGTATCACTTGCGTCTCACTGCTCGCCTACGGCTGGCGACGCAAACGGCAACAAGCTGCGTGA
- a CDS encoding RusA family crossover junction endodeoxyribonuclease translates to MPWPPTVNHYWGNRVIVRAGRKPFVSTFIKAEGVAYRKAVAAAIRERFGERLRPTAARVSVSVEAVAPDRRERDLSNLLKAFEDALTHCGVWLDDFQVDWVSVERGAVVAPGWLDVELRRIVPREV, encoded by the coding sequence GTGCCGTGGCCACCAACGGTCAATCACTATTGGGGGAATCGTGTGATTGTCCGGGCGGGCCGCAAGCCGTTTGTGTCAACGTTTATCAAGGCTGAGGGCGTTGCATACCGGAAGGCGGTAGCGGCCGCGATCCGTGAGCGATTCGGTGAACGTTTGCGGCCAACTGCGGCGCGGGTTTCCGTGAGTGTTGAGGCCGTTGCGCCGGATCGGCGGGAGCGGGATTTATCAAACCTGTTGAAAGCGTTTGAGGACGCGCTGACGCATTGCGGCGTTTGGTTGGATGATTTCCAAGTGGATTGGGTGAGCGTGGAGCGCGGGGCTGTGGTGGCGCCGGGTTGGTTGGATGTGGAGTTGCGGCGGATTGTTCCACGGGAGGTATGA
- a CDS encoding PD-(D/E)XK nuclease-like domain-containing protein, translated as MGEEKETAAVVPVDEQGRPKPGIYSDVDFPEYRSWDCVNNSTLGECRRSAMHYKAALSKVRKETDALRFGTLAHHGRLEPMVVAEKYIVMPDLTGGITKADGKTPPDKPKSTKAYKERVAEFERVNEGKIIVPQDEFDKMLSLVTALTHDELAAKWLQAEGPAELSIVWDDPLTGLRCKGRVDKIPKLKIVLDGVEFHMFVDLKSTRDASYHGFRKSILNFGYARAGAFYADGLQALTGVPWVEGIVAVESESPFGVASAPLGLRSMEAGRREYQQALQLIAAGREHGHWPGYENPEVWEMPDFALGDDKADAVELSVGGQLVSI; from the coding sequence ATGGGCGAAGAAAAGGAAACGGCGGCTGTCGTGCCGGTTGATGAACAAGGGCGGCCGAAGCCGGGGATATATTCGGACGTGGATTTTCCCGAATACCGATCATGGGATTGCGTTAATAACTCGACGCTTGGCGAGTGCCGGCGGTCGGCAATGCACTACAAAGCGGCGTTGTCGAAAGTGCGGAAGGAAACGGATGCGTTGCGATTCGGTACGTTGGCGCATCACGGGCGACTTGAACCGATGGTCGTGGCCGAAAAGTATATTGTGATGCCTGACCTGACCGGCGGAATCACGAAGGCGGACGGCAAGACTCCGCCCGATAAGCCGAAGTCGACCAAAGCATACAAGGAGCGCGTTGCGGAATTCGAGCGGGTTAACGAAGGCAAAATTATCGTCCCGCAAGACGAGTTTGACAAAATGCTTTCGCTCGTTACCGCGTTGACGCATGACGAGCTAGCCGCGAAGTGGCTGCAGGCGGAAGGGCCAGCGGAATTGTCGATCGTCTGGGATGATCCATTGACGGGGCTGAGGTGCAAGGGTCGCGTTGACAAGATTCCGAAATTGAAAATAGTCCTGGACGGCGTGGAGTTCCACATGTTCGTCGATTTGAAGTCGACTCGGGACGCCAGCTATCACGGGTTTCGGAAATCCATTCTTAACTTCGGCTACGCGCGGGCGGGTGCGTTCTATGCCGATGGCCTGCAAGCCCTGACCGGCGTTCCGTGGGTTGAGGGCATCGTTGCTGTTGAGTCTGAATCTCCGTTTGGGGTGGCCTCTGCGCCGCTGGGCTTGCGGTCGATGGAGGCAGGCCGCCGGGAATATCAACAGGCGCTGCAGTTAATTGCGGCGGGTCGGGAACATGGACACTGGCCGGGCTATGAAAATCCGGAAGTGTGGGAAATGCCCGATTTCGCATTGGGCGACGATAAAGCGGACGCGGTGGAGCTGTCCGTTGGTGGTCAACTGGTTTCTATCTGA
- a CDS encoding carbon storage regulator, translating to MLILARKIGEVIEIGGGAEDVVIRAGDPLRLVVVAQMGSVVKLGFDGTSEMPIYRGEIARKARAAKDAAHGGEIKDGAA from the coding sequence ATGCTGATACTTGCACGGAAAATCGGGGAAGTGATCGAGATAGGCGGCGGTGCTGAGGATGTCGTGATTCGGGCTGGCGATCCGTTGCGGCTAGTCGTTGTGGCGCAAATGGGTTCCGTGGTCAAGCTTGGTTTTGACGGCACCAGCGAAATGCCAATCTACCGCGGCGAGATTGCAAGGAAGGCGCGGGCCGCGAAGGATGCGGCGCATGGAGGCGAGATCAAGGACGGGGCCGCATGA
- a CDS encoding DUF6378 domain-containing protein, with product MSGMAQVINPAAASILAEAELLTAKNRQEAYGDYREQSRDVAAVWSVLTGVAITPRMVPLMMAALKLVRESGKPKRDNRVDACGYLHLLDQLPED from the coding sequence ATGAGCGGAATGGCACAGGTGATCAATCCGGCGGCGGCGTCGATATTGGCTGAGGCGGAGTTGCTGACGGCGAAGAATCGGCAAGAGGCTTACGGCGACTATCGGGAGCAATCGCGGGACGTTGCGGCGGTCTGGTCGGTCCTGACGGGTGTTGCAATTACTCCGCGGATGGTGCCGTTGATGATGGCGGCGTTAAAGCTGGTGCGGGAATCTGGAAAGCCTAAACGAGACAACCGGGTTGATGCGTGCGGCTATCTGCATCTCCTGGACCAACTGCCGGAGGACTGA
- a CDS encoding GNAT family N-acetyltransferase, producing MIEIRPATTTDASAIAHVHIESWRTTYRGIIADEYLDAMAAETRVDSWLELLKHADQTTFVALDAHKNVVGFANAGPERMGRTDFCGELYAIYLLPDARGRQTGRRLVAETVNWLRDRNLDSLIVWVLRDNPYRAFYETLSGKQVDEKEIHIAGQGLIEVAYGWEDSKALTGISS from the coding sequence ATGATCGAAATTCGTCCCGCCACAACTACAGACGCGTCGGCGATTGCCCACGTGCACATTGAAAGCTGGCGGACGACTTACCGCGGCATTATCGCAGATGAGTATCTGGACGCGATGGCAGCGGAGACTCGGGTTGACAGCTGGCTAGAGCTTCTCAAACACGCTGATCAAACAACTTTCGTCGCACTCGATGCACACAAGAATGTTGTCGGTTTCGCCAACGCCGGTCCCGAACGCATGGGCCGCACCGATTTCTGCGGGGAGCTGTATGCAATCTATTTGCTACCAGATGCACGTGGTCGTCAGACAGGAAGGCGTTTGGTCGCGGAGACAGTTAATTGGCTGCGAGATCGCAACCTCGACTCACTCATCGTGTGGGTGTTACGAGACAATCCGTATCGCGCATTTTATGAAACCCTAAGTGGAAAGCAGGTCGACGAAAAGGAGATTCATATCGCCGGTCAAGGCCTCATCGAGGTTGCCTACGGCTGGGAAGACAGCAAAGCCCTTACCGGCATAAGCTCGTAA
- a CDS encoding diadenylate cyclase has protein sequence MEIEELVNSISVVELAAPSRLEAIRELVDSINWQEHSFLPDVVMNAIEEREATAQTIISGDLAMPHAIIDWEGDHCVVFGRSREGVAYRATGDKLHLIVLVLVGQGDHVRHLEVLAVVAELLNDEGFRRSLICAKAADDIRGLLAERCRQSRPALLPKAELPLMSVAIVQHAVGLAESLSAQALLLALDRYDSIPWEPLACWKGRLLIITSKSSNDVVIKRDNTHLFDSPHNSLSRMDRANLGLLLAAAHGVLDHESDVVCITGPRGQTLDSITVTRPAIHFSAVFSMKEQRATTSISASVILRVLSLAIELAAEGREAHPLGAMFVIGDSRRVLKHTQQLVLNPFHGFARRLRNILDPSLAETVKEFATLDGAFIVQADGTIWSVGTYLNPTSRVLDLPGGLGARHQAAAAITAETDAVAVTVSQSTGTVTLFQDGKVVLTLERATLTRW, from the coding sequence ATGGAAATCGAAGAACTCGTCAACTCAATCTCCGTCGTCGAATTGGCCGCACCGAGCAGGTTGGAGGCGATCCGTGAATTGGTCGACTCTATCAATTGGCAAGAACATTCATTTTTGCCAGATGTTGTGATGAATGCCATCGAAGAACGAGAGGCGACTGCACAAACCATTATCTCCGGTGATTTGGCCATGCCGCATGCGATCATCGATTGGGAAGGGGATCATTGTGTCGTGTTCGGGCGAAGCCGAGAGGGAGTCGCTTACCGAGCAACAGGTGATAAGCTCCATTTGATTGTGCTGGTGTTGGTGGGACAGGGCGATCACGTACGTCACTTGGAAGTGCTCGCTGTGGTGGCCGAGTTGTTGAACGATGAGGGGTTTCGACGGTCCTTGATCTGTGCGAAAGCCGCTGATGACATAAGGGGACTACTTGCAGAAAGATGCAGGCAAAGTCGGCCAGCACTATTGCCGAAGGCTGAACTGCCGCTGATGAGCGTCGCCATCGTGCAGCACGCGGTCGGATTGGCAGAGTCCTTGTCAGCTCAGGCACTCCTTCTCGCACTAGATCGTTACGACAGCATCCCGTGGGAGCCATTGGCGTGCTGGAAAGGACGCCTGCTCATTATCACTTCCAAGAGCAGCAATGACGTCGTCATCAAAAGGGACAACACACACCTCTTTGACAGTCCACATAACAGCCTTTCTCGGATGGACCGGGCGAATCTGGGATTGTTGTTGGCGGCCGCCCACGGAGTGTTGGACCATGAAAGCGATGTTGTCTGCATTACGGGACCACGCGGACAGACCTTGGACAGCATCACCGTAACGCGGCCCGCGATTCACTTCAGTGCTGTCTTCTCTATGAAAGAACAGCGTGCTACGACCAGTATTTCTGCCTCGGTCATTTTGCGCGTCCTGTCCTTGGCCATTGAACTGGCAGCGGAAGGTCGCGAAGCCCATCCGCTCGGCGCCATGTTTGTGATTGGCGACTCACGGCGTGTCCTCAAGCATACACAACAGTTGGTGCTCAATCCGTTTCATGGATTTGCCCGCCGGTTACGAAATATCTTGGACCCCAGCCTGGCGGAAACTGTCAAGGAATTTGCTACGCTCGATGGAGCGTTTATCGTGCAGGCCGACGGAACGATTTGGAGTGTTGGCACGTATTTAAACCCAACGTCCCGCGTTCTCGATCTCCCCGGGGGGCTAGGCGCTCGCCACCAAGCAGCAGCTGCGATCACGGCGGAAACGGATGCAGTTGCAGTGACCGTCAGCCAGTCAACGGGAACGGTCACTTTATTCCAAGACGGCAAAGTCGTGCTCACATTGGAACGGGCGACGCTGACGCGCTGGTAG
- a CDS encoding WD40 repeat domain-containing protein, with amino-acid sequence MELQRAGRILERYFAPHGEYNVSLWLRGRKRFQRNDLRLREPLRVLSDYGGGWLSPDNSLLVIHRLNELHAIDPVNGKLVNKFIGHTNSISGVAFSDDGQLIASAGDDRTLRIWDVPNNELLHTIPAHNHPLNTVAFLPDGRTIVSGDEGGNLVFSHVPTGRSLFEIQVGDGEVRGLELSSDGRFLAVVQEGSLVVLNLDADRSPSVRH; translated from the coding sequence GTGGAATTACAACGGGCCGGGCGGATCTTGGAGCGGTACTTCGCCCCGCATGGGGAATACAACGTTTCACTATGGTTACGGGGTCGGAAGCGATTTCAGCGGAACGACTTACGATTACGGGAACCGCTGCGTGTGCTGAGCGACTACGGAGGCGGCTGGTTGTCTCCTGACAATAGCTTATTGGTTATTCATCGGCTCAACGAATTGCATGCAATTGATCCAGTGAACGGAAAACTCGTCAATAAGTTCATCGGGCATACCAACTCAATCAGTGGCGTCGCATTCAGCGATGACGGGCAACTGATAGCGAGCGCTGGTGATGATCGCACCCTCCGCATTTGGGACGTGCCCAATAACGAATTGTTGCACACGATTCCAGCTCACAACCATCCGCTCAACACGGTTGCCTTTTTGCCAGATGGCCGGACCATCGTCAGCGGCGATGAAGGCGGAAACCTGGTCTTTTCGCATGTTCCCACCGGCCGCAGCTTGTTTGAGATCCAAGTCGGCGACGGGGAAGTCCGCGGCCTGGAACTTTCGTCTGATGGTCGATTTCTGGCCGTCGTGCAAGAGGGCAGCTTGGTCGTGCTGAACCTAGATGCTGATCGGTCGCCTTCGGTCAGGCATTGA
- a CDS encoding efflux RND transporter permease subunit, with translation MLDSVIRFSLRHRPLILMLSMAALVYGGYLSTTMPIDVFPDLDRPRVVILTECPGYSPEEIETLVTQPIEQAVLGANSVVAVRSQSSMGLVVIYIEFEWDTEIRAARQVVQERLATVLGLMPEGVQPLLAPPTSIMGQIMHVGIHRQNGPHGGLLATIGQSDMLLEQVLTDSGTKYYAWRPQQRHEPESWEEIPIDEWNELATQHSTADGQTIRLTIAGDQYVATFLSPKQQSMELRTIADWVVRPRLLRLSGIAEVIVLGADEKQYHVEMNPEKLLEYGVSVQQVEDAVRNNNLNTSGGFTKEGQLERPIRVIGRLGPGSSQVIEDLRKIPVDAGTSRPVLIEDVAEVKEGSPQKRGDASIDGHAGIVITLVKQPHVDTRGLTERIHAALIDVEGSLPADILINRDLFQLKNFIDRGIYYVGEALVIGAVLVVVVLAVFLMNFRTTFITLTAIPLSLMITTLVFHLIGAVIGRELSINVMTLGGLAVAMGELVDDAIVDVENIYRRLNENNARPKPRPALLVVYEASREIRSAIVFGTAVVILVFLPLFAMSGVEGRLFVPLGIAYIVSILASLLVSLTVTPVLSYYLLAGSKATHRHRDGLLLRVLKWMASYLVRFSMRFAGLLLVLTWVLVGLSVLVLSQLGTDFLPQFDEGSVQVNLTLPAGASLQATNDAADIVDAKLEPLLKTSENPDGEILHFVRRSGRAELDEHAQPVNMSEYILSMNPASEQSRDETIQELLGELKQELPGVDIEIDQPLAHLISHMLSGVYAHVAIKVYGDDLSTLQRLAQQVKGEIADIPGMTTPVIESQVFVDELHIVLRPEELAYYGVSRAYVAHYVQTALRGDTVSQVLEGSRRFDLVVRLRDEERTDYFSLRDLRIDLPEGRGQIKLEDVAEFPDGKTGPNQLMRENVRRRMVVRCNTQGRDLGSVVADIENRINSRIRMPEGYYVEYAGQFESQRSATLMISLLAAVSLIGVFVVLLMLMPSVRVVLQILNAIPTAFIGGVAALALTGQTLTVASLVGFISLGGISVRNGILLVTHYFHLIQQEDEEFSKPMILRGSLERLAPVLMTAITAIMGLLPIVVGGQKPGLEILYPVATVIVGGLITSTFCEFLIHPGLFWKFSGRDAIRQTEGEFSEEELLQ, from the coding sequence ATGTTAGATTCCGTGATTCGATTTTCGCTCCGGCATCGACCACTCATCTTGATGCTGAGTATGGCTGCCCTGGTTTATGGGGGATACCTGTCGACGACGATGCCCATCGATGTCTTCCCTGACCTCGACCGGCCGCGTGTGGTGATCCTCACTGAGTGCCCGGGCTATTCACCCGAAGAGATCGAAACACTCGTCACGCAGCCCATCGAACAAGCTGTCCTCGGCGCCAATAGTGTGGTCGCCGTGCGCAGTCAATCAAGCATGGGCTTAGTCGTGATCTATATCGAATTCGAATGGGATACCGAAATCCGTGCTGCCCGGCAGGTCGTACAAGAACGTCTGGCGACCGTACTCGGACTGATGCCCGAAGGCGTCCAGCCGTTGCTGGCCCCACCCACTTCGATCATGGGGCAGATCATGCACGTCGGTATTCATCGACAAAACGGGCCGCACGGAGGATTATTGGCGACGATTGGCCAGTCCGACATGCTCCTCGAACAGGTGCTGACCGATTCGGGCACTAAGTATTACGCCTGGAGACCGCAGCAGCGGCACGAGCCTGAATCGTGGGAAGAAATTCCGATTGACGAATGGAACGAACTCGCGACGCAGCATTCGACTGCGGACGGGCAAACGATCCGTCTCACGATAGCGGGAGATCAATACGTCGCCACGTTCCTATCGCCGAAACAGCAGTCGATGGAACTACGCACCATCGCTGACTGGGTCGTCCGGCCTCGCTTGCTGCGGCTTTCAGGCATCGCCGAAGTCATCGTGCTCGGGGCGGACGAAAAACAATACCACGTGGAAATGAATCCGGAAAAACTTCTCGAATACGGCGTCTCGGTGCAGCAGGTCGAAGACGCGGTTCGAAACAATAACCTCAATACCAGCGGCGGATTCACCAAAGAAGGACAATTGGAACGTCCCATTCGAGTCATCGGTCGCTTGGGGCCGGGTAGCTCACAAGTGATTGAAGACCTGCGAAAAATTCCGGTCGATGCCGGGACGAGTCGCCCAGTCCTGATCGAAGATGTGGCGGAAGTCAAAGAAGGTTCGCCGCAAAAACGGGGCGACGCCAGTATCGACGGCCATGCGGGAATCGTAATCACGCTCGTCAAACAACCCCACGTCGACACACGAGGACTGACGGAACGCATTCACGCCGCCCTGATTGATGTCGAAGGTTCGCTGCCGGCAGACATACTGATCAATCGGGACTTGTTTCAACTCAAAAATTTCATCGACCGCGGCATTTACTATGTGGGCGAAGCTTTGGTGATCGGTGCGGTGTTGGTCGTCGTCGTGCTGGCGGTGTTCCTGATGAATTTCCGCACGACGTTTATCACACTGACTGCGATTCCACTTTCGCTGATGATCACTACGCTGGTTTTTCACCTGATTGGCGCAGTCATCGGTCGGGAACTATCGATCAACGTGATGACGCTTGGCGGTTTGGCCGTGGCCATGGGAGAACTCGTCGACGATGCCATCGTTGATGTGGAAAACATCTATCGCCGTCTGAACGAAAACAATGCACGCCCCAAACCACGACCGGCGTTGTTGGTTGTCTATGAAGCCAGTCGGGAGATCCGCAGTGCTATCGTCTTCGGCACGGCTGTCGTGATTCTCGTCTTCCTGCCGCTGTTTGCGATGTCGGGTGTAGAAGGACGACTGTTTGTCCCGCTAGGAATTGCTTACATCGTCTCGATACTGGCTTCGCTCCTCGTTTCGCTGACCGTGACGCCGGTATTGTCGTATTACTTGCTGGCAGGATCCAAAGCAACGCATCGGCACCGGGACGGACTGCTGTTGCGCGTGCTGAAGTGGATGGCGAGTTATCTGGTTCGTTTCAGTATGCGATTTGCCGGACTCCTGCTTGTGCTGACGTGGGTTCTGGTAGGCCTGAGTGTGCTCGTGCTCTCCCAACTGGGTACCGATTTCCTGCCGCAATTTGACGAAGGCAGCGTACAAGTCAACCTGACTCTTCCCGCAGGGGCGTCGCTGCAAGCGACCAATGACGCCGCCGATATCGTCGATGCCAAATTGGAACCGTTGCTCAAGACGTCAGAAAACCCTGACGGCGAAATCCTGCACTTCGTGCGACGATCCGGTCGAGCCGAATTGGATGAACACGCGCAACCGGTCAATATGAGCGAGTACATCTTGAGCATGAATCCCGCCAGTGAACAAAGCCGAGACGAGACAATTCAAGAACTTCTCGGCGAACTCAAGCAGGAGTTACCGGGAGTGGATATCGAAATCGACCAACCACTGGCCCATTTGATCAGTCACATGCTCTCCGGCGTTTACGCCCACGTCGCTATCAAAGTCTATGGTGACGACCTCAGCACGTTGCAGCGCTTGGCCCAACAAGTCAAAGGTGAAATTGCAGACATCCCCGGTATGACGACACCAGTCATCGAGTCGCAGGTGTTCGTCGACGAGCTGCATATCGTTCTGCGCCCGGAGGAGTTGGCGTACTATGGCGTGAGTCGTGCCTATGTCGCCCATTACGTCCAAACGGCACTGCGAGGAGATACCGTCTCGCAAGTTCTGGAAGGCTCTCGTCGATTTGATCTGGTCGTGCGACTGCGAGACGAAGAACGCACCGACTATTTCAGTCTGCGCGACCTGCGAATCGATCTCCCGGAGGGGCGCGGACAAATCAAGCTCGAGGATGTGGCCGAATTCCCGGATGGAAAGACCGGCCCCAACCAACTCATGCGGGAAAACGTCAGGCGGCGAATGGTCGTTCGCTGCAACACTCAAGGACGTGACCTGGGAAGCGTGGTGGCCGACATCGAGAATCGGATCAACAGCCGTATACGCATGCCTGAAGGTTACTACGTGGAATATGCCGGACAATTCGAGAGCCAACGTTCCGCAACACTAATGATCAGCCTGCTCGCAGCCGTGTCGTTGATCGGCGTGTTTGTGGTCTTGCTGATGTTGATGCCATCCGTGCGGGTCGTCCTGCAAATACTCAATGCGATTCCCACAGCTTTCATCGGTGGCGTGGCGGCTTTAGCTTTGACCGGTCAAACACTAACAGTCGCCAGTCTTGTCGGTTTCATTTCTCTGGGCGGCATCTCTGTCCGAAACGGAATCCTACTGGTGACACACTATTTTCATCTCATCCAACAGGAAGACGAAGAGTTTTCGAAGCCCATGATCTTGCGGGGAAGTCTGGAACGCTTGGCCCCCGTGCTGATGACGGCCATCACAGCTATCATGGGACTTCTGCCCATTGTTGTGGGGGGACAAAAACCGGGCCTAGAAATCCTTTATCCGGTTGCCACCGTCATCGTCGGCGGCTTGATCACGTCCACTTTTTGCGAGTTCCTGATTCATCCCGGCTTGTTCTGGAAGTTCAGCGGGCGAGATGCCATCCGACAGACAGAAGGTGAATTCAGCGAGGAAGAACTACTGCAATAA
- a CDS encoding efflux RND transporter periplasmic adaptor subunit: protein MLRLLKIFAVVLVLGGVMAGGYFTRDLWVPWLVNQQASGDPTTDSSTAGVALPNEQVNLSPQAQKNLQLHSKPLQPTSYWKTIQIPGTVVDRPGISDRGVVAPVSAVVTAIHHYAGETLESGATLFTLRLVGESFQTSQTELFKAMKESEITQEEIKRLTPLFESGAVPRSKHIELKNELRRLAVTMQAHRQDLQIRGLTSAQIDSVASGTFISEISVAVPAGLVVDENDKSQNINSGIFELQQLNIELGQHVQAGQRLCTLSQHQSLFIEGRAFRRELPLLQRAAEEAWPIRAELLESSEYDWQDSIPPLTIHHISNELNDDKRTISFFLSLENQSRSYQRDGQRLFLWRFRPGQRVQLHVQVEQLENVFVLPAAAVVKEGPEFYVFRHNGNIFDRKPVHVLHQTQDAVVVSNDGSVPAGIYIAQTGAVQLNRVLKSQSGSAPSGVHVHADGSVHANH from the coding sequence GTGTTGCGTCTTCTTAAGATCTTTGCCGTCGTTCTGGTCCTCGGCGGTGTCATGGCCGGTGGCTATTTCACTCGTGACCTCTGGGTTCCTTGGCTGGTCAATCAGCAAGCGTCCGGTGATCCGACTACCGATTCTTCTACAGCGGGTGTGGCATTACCGAACGAGCAAGTCAACCTGTCGCCTCAGGCACAGAAAAACCTACAGCTCCATTCTAAGCCGCTCCAACCCACAAGCTACTGGAAGACCATCCAAATTCCCGGCACCGTCGTCGACCGTCCGGGCATCAGTGACCGCGGTGTCGTTGCTCCTGTATCGGCCGTCGTGACGGCAATTCACCATTACGCAGGAGAGACGCTCGAATCGGGAGCGACTTTGTTCACGCTCCGTTTGGTCGGGGAATCATTCCAGACCTCGCAGACCGAACTCTTCAAGGCCATGAAGGAGAGTGAAATCACCCAAGAGGAGATTAAGCGACTCACCCCGCTATTCGAATCGGGAGCGGTGCCGCGTTCTAAACACATTGAGTTGAAAAACGAATTGCGACGATTAGCCGTCACCATGCAGGCCCATCGCCAAGACCTGCAAATCCGAGGTCTGACATCTGCACAAATCGATTCGGTTGCGAGCGGCACGTTCATCTCAGAGATTAGCGTCGCCGTTCCTGCGGGATTGGTCGTTGATGAAAATGACAAGAGCCAGAACATCAATTCCGGCATCTTTGAGCTGCAACAGCTCAACATCGAACTCGGCCAGCACGTTCAAGCCGGGCAACGGCTCTGCACGCTTTCGCAGCATCAATCGTTGTTCATCGAAGGTCGTGCCTTTCGACGGGAATTACCACTTTTGCAGCGGGCGGCGGAAGAGGCGTGGCCGATTCGCGCCGAATTGTTGGAGTCCTCCGAATACGACTGGCAGGATTCGATTCCTCCCCTCACGATTCATCACATCTCCAACGAACTCAACGACGACAAGCGGACGATTTCATTTTTCCTGTCGTTGGAAAACCAGTCACGGTCGTACCAACGAGACGGCCAGCGGCTTTTCCTGTGGCGTTTTCGCCCCGGCCAACGTGTGCAGTTACACGTTCAAGTCGAACAGCTTGAAAACGTCTTTGTCCTGCCGGCAGCAGCGGTCGTTAAAGAAGGACCGGAGTTTTATGTGTTTCGCCACAATGGAAACATCTTCGACCGCAAGCCGGTTCATGTGTTGCACCAAACACAGGATGCTGTTGTCGTCTCCAACGATGGCAGTGTCCCTGCAGGAATTTATATTGCTCAAACCGGGGCGGTGCAGTTGAACCGTGTCCTCAAATCCCAAAGCGGCTCGGCTCCTTCCGGCGTGCATGTTCACGCCGACGGTTCCGTCCATGCGAACCATTAA